A segment of the Thermomicrobiales bacterium genome:
TACATCAAGATCGATCCGACGTACGCTCTCGCTGTATCTGGCGAACAAGTACGCCTCTTCTTCGAAGAGAACAGCCCGACGCCGCAGTCAACGGACCTGAAGGTGTACCCCGCCGAAGGCAATGTCGCGACGCCGACCAATGAGCAGGGCATCCCGGAGAACACGCTGGCATTCGTCCCGCAAACCGATCCGCTCATCAGCCAGACGATCGAAGGCGGCGACCTGACGATCGCTATGACCGTCCCACCGGGTGAGTACCTCGTCTTCGCCCGGGTGACCTGGCCCATGGTTGAGGGCCTTGAAGATCAGGGTGATCAGTTCACCGAGTACGTCTATCGCGTGCGGGTTCAGTAAGCGATCCCGCACGCGCAGCAATCATCGCGCATGATATGTCGGGCGTGTTCGCACACCCGACATTTGTGTTTGTGCTGAATTGAAACGGACATGGCCATGAGCGACGCCAGTCAGCCGCAGCCGCGCAACGTAACTTCGGTCGGCGCACTCGTCGTGCGCGAGCAATCGCTGCTGGTCGTGCGCATGAGCTACGGGCCGACGCAGGGGCGCTACATGCTGCCGGGTGGCCTGCTCGACCCCGGCGAAACGCTGGATAGCGCAGCAGCTCGCGAGGTCCGCGAAGAGACGAGCGTTGAGGCGCGCCCGGTTGGCATCGTCGGCGTGCGCACGCGCTACGATGGGCCACACAACGACACGTATGTCCTGTGGTATCTGGAGCACGTTGCCGGCGAGCCACAGTCGGACGGGTACGAGAACGACGACGCCCGCTTCTTCACGTTCGACGAGATCGCCGAGCGCGAGGATGTCGTCTATCTCGTGAAGTACCTCGCGGAGCGGATCGCGTCTGGCGCAATCACGCCGCACGCCCACGCGAACGACTACGCCTACCAGTTCCCCGGCACCACGCCGGAGTCATGGAAGCTCTTCATGTAGGCGGCGTGACGACCCGTTACGCCTCGGCGGCCGGCACTCCTCGCACCATGTAGTGTTCGCGGGCCAGCGCCGTGAAGTCGGCGACCTGCGCGGCGACCCAGTCGGCACCGTGTCCCTGCAGCGACGCCATCAGTTGGGCGACGCGCGGGGCGGCCTCGATCGCAGCCTCGGCGTCGAGGAAGAGCGCGCGTAAACGGCGAGCGAGCACGTCCTCCAGCCGCACCGGCATCTCCTTTTCGATCACGTAAGCAGCCATCGCCATGCTGTAGGGCAGACGCGGGTGTACATCGCCGCTGTACTCATGCTCGAACTCGGCAGCTTCGTCAGCAGACGCGCCGAACTCCATCCAGCGCGGCACCTGTGAATCCGCGCCGACCAGCGGCATCTCCGCCGTCAGGCACTCGCGCTGCGGAAGCGCCGCGACGCCAGCGACGTGATCGACCGTGTCCTGCGCCATGCGTCGATAGGTCGTCCACTTGCCGCCGACGATGGTCACCAGCCCGGCACGGCTCTCGATCAGCGTGTGGTCGCGCGATAACGCCGCAGTGGATTCGCCATCATCCGGCGGACGCACCAACGGGCGCAAGCCGGCGAAGACGGCGCGGACGTCGGCGCGGGTCGCGGGCCGCGTGAGATAGCGATCGACGTGCTCAAGGATGAAGTCGATTTCATCCTCTTGCGCGGTCGGTTCCAACTCGGGATGTGGCAGCTCGGTGTCGGTCGTGCCGGCGAGCGTGTGCCCCTGCCAGGGGATGATGAAGACGACGCGGCCATCATCTGTCTTCGGGATGAGGATGCCCGTGTCCGACGACGAGAAGCTGCGATCGGACGAGATGCACCCTGGCTCGGTGCCATCATTGGCGCGGCGTCCGGCTCGTCCATCTGGCGGACCGCATCGCTGAACACGCCGGTCGCATTGACGACGGCGTGGGCATAGACGTTGTACGTCCTGCCGCTAACGGTGTCCTCGACGACCGCACCGACGATCCGGCCACGGTCCTTGAGCAGCGAGCGCACCGGCGCATCGTTCAGCAGCGTTGCGCCGTGCTCAGCGGCGGTGCGGGCGAGGATCATTGCCAGGCGCGTGTCGTTGAACTGCGCGTCGCTGTAGACGATGCCGCCCTTCAGCCCGTCCGTGTCAATCGTCGGCACCAGGTGCGCCGCACCGCCCTTGCCGACGATCCGCGAGCGCGACAGGCCCAGCCGCCCGGCGAGGACGTCGTACATCTTCAGCCCGATGCCGTAGTACGGCAGTTGCCAGGCGGAGTAGGTCGGCACCAGAAAGCGCAGCTCGTGGACAAGGTGTGGGGCGTTGCGGATCAGGCGACCGCGCTCGTGCAGTGCCTCATAGACAAGCTTGATATCGCCGCGCTCCAGGTAGCGCACGCCACCGTGGACCAGCTTGGTGCTACGCGAGCTGGTGCCCTGCGCGAAGTCGCGCGCCTCGACCAGCAGTGTCGCGTAGCCACGCGAAGCGCTATCCAGCGCCACGCCGAGGCCAGTTGCGCCGCCGCCGATGACCAGCACATCGAAGGTGCGATCCAGTCGTGCAATCTGCTCTTCTCTGCGCATTGTTCACTCCTTGCTCCACCACCCTCGCTGGTGCTGTTCGTGTCGATGTCGATCGCCCGGACATGATCGACGAGGTGGTCTATTGCTCTGCGCCATTGCATCCAGAGAAAGAGACGGGACGCGTGCTGCGAAGCCCGCGCCCCATCTCATACCGTCACTGCCGGTTTACGATTCGACCCAGTCGAACGTGCGCTCAACAGCGCGCTTCCAATCGTGATAGAGCTTCTCGCGCTCGTCCTCGCCCATGCGCGGCTCCCAGCGCTTGTCCTCGTTCCAGTTCTGGCGCAACTCATCGGTGTTGGCCCAGAATCCCGTTGCCAGGCCGGCCGCATATGCCGCGCCCAGCGCCGTTGTCTCGGCCACCTTCGGACGCACGACCGGCACGCCGAGGATGTCGGACTGGAACTGCATCAGCAGGTCGTTGTAGACCATGCCGCCGTCAACCTTCAGCTCGGTGAGGTGCGAGCCTGAGTCCTTCTCCATCGCCTCGCCAACCTCGCGGGTCTGGTACGCGGTTGCTTCCAGGGTCGCGCGGGCGATGTGGCCCTTGTTGACGTAGCGAGTCATACCGACGATTGCGCCACGGGCGTCGCTGCGCCAGTACGGCGCGAACAGGCCCGAGAACGCCGGCACGAAGTAGATGCCGCCGTTGTCCTCAACGGTCTTGGCCATGTCTTCGATCTCCGGCGCGCTCTTGATCAGCCCGAGGTTGTCGCGCAACCACTGGACGAGCGAGCCGGAAACGGCGATCGAGCCTTCGAGCGCGTAGACCGCCGGCTCATCGCCGAGCTTGTAGCACACTGTCGTCAGCAGGCCGCTCTTCGAGGCAACCAGCTCGGTACCGGTGTTGTAGATCATGAAATTGCCGGTGCCGTAGGTGTTCTTCGCCTCGCCGACGCCGAAGCAAACCTGGCCCATTGTGGCCGCCTGCTGGTCGCCGAGGATGCCGGCAACCGGCGTGCCGTCCAGCGCACCACCCTTGATCTCGCCGTACACCTCGCTACAGGAGCGAATCTCCGGGAGCATCTGGCGCGGCACGCCAATCGCCTCGATCAGCTCGTCATCCCAGTCGAGCGTTTCGAGGTTCATCAGCAGCGTCCGAGAAGCATTGGTCACATCGGTAATGTGGATACCGCCGTCCGGCCCACCAGTGAGCCACCAGGTCAGGAATGTATCCATATTGCCGAAGATCGCGTTGCCCGCCTCGGCGGCCTGGCGCGCGCCGGCGACGTTATCCAGAATCCAGCGCACCTTCGGCCCGGAGAAGTATGTTGCCAGCGGCAGACCGGTCTTGGCTCGGAAACGGTCCTGGCCGCCCTCACGCGCCAGCTCGTTCACGATCTGGTCGGTGCGCGTGTCTTGCCAGACGATGGCGTTGTAGAGCGGCTCGCCGGTGCGCTTGTCCCAGACGACCGTCGTCTCGCGCTGGTTGGTGATGCCGACCGCGACGATGTCGTTCTTGCGGACGAGGCTCTTGCTGAGCGCGCCCTGAATGACCTCCTGCGTGCGTTGCCAGATCTCGCCCGGTCGGTGCTCGACCCAGCCGGGGTGCGGATAGACTTGCTCGTGTTCCTTCTGATCGACGGCAACGACGTTGCCGGAATGATCGAAGATCATGCAGCGGGAACTCGTCGTCCCCTGATCGATTGCCGCCACGTATTTCCTGTCTGACATGGATTCCCTCCCTCGACTGACGTGCCGAACCGCGCTGTTCGGCTCTAGCTTGGCGTCCGTGTCGCCTGTCGGGATGGTGAGGTTGGAGCGGCCGCCTGGCAGCGACCGCCCCGGCAGGTGTTAGTCGCCTGAAGGTTCGTGCGCAACATCTGCGCCGCGAGGTTCCGGCTCCTCTTCCTTCGGAAGCGGGAGCATCGGTTTCACCAGGAAGTCATAGAAGAACGCGCCCGCAATACCGCCAAGTAACGGTCCGATGATCGGTACGAGGAAGTACGCGTCCTTAAAGGCCGTGTCATCCCCGGACAGGAAGATGCCCGAGAAGAGCCGCGGACCGAAGTCGCGGGCCGGGTTGATCGCGTAGCCCGTCGGGCCACCGAGCGAGAGGCCGATTGCCAGCACGGCCATACCGACCATGAACGGCCAGAGGTTCGCGCCCGGCCCGACATTGCGAATGTTGTCAACGATTGCGTAGATTAACAGCACCAGCATAAATGTGCCGATGAACTCGGCGAAATACTGGTTGAACGTTGCCCCGGTGTAATGCGTGCTCGGGCCGGTGTAGAACACATTCATCCAGCCCTGGCCGTCAAAGTCGCCCTTGTAGGTGACCCAGACCAGGAACGCGCCAACGAATGCACCGGCGACCTGCACGACCATGTACAGCACGCCGGTCACTGCGTCCAGCGTGCCGCGCGCCATTGCGGCGGCGGTCACTGCCGGGTTGATGTGCGCGCCGGTGATGCCGCCGGCAACATAGACCGCCATGACAACGGCGAATGCCCAGCCGAGCGCGATCGTGTTCCAGTTGTAACCGGCCCACGGATTATCGGGTGCAACACCCAACCGCGAGGCGAAGACGGTGTTGGCGACGACACCGTCACCGAGGATGATCAGTAGCGCAGTACCTACGAACTCCGCCCATAGTTTGGCAGCGGTAGTATCTCGACGCATCCACGTACTCCCATTGCTCCCAACTCGCATCGCGAGTCTGTCTGTTACCAGCCGGCACTGATCGAGCCTGCATGCTCGAACCGGTGCCTGTCACCGGTGCCTGCGCATCGCAGTCCTGGAGTTTGCGGATCGTTCCCTCCTCTCGCTATTCAATGCCATGCCGGCGACGTCACGTCGAGCGATTCACGGCCATCTCCCCAGCGCTGGCCCGCAGACCCAACGCTGGTCGATCCTGACTTCAACTCGACTGTCGGCCGCTCTCGGCAGACTATTATGTTGCGGTGAGCCGTCTCGATACCCCTGGAGCAAGCACACTCGAACGGCTCATCCGTACGAAGGGATCACGCTACTGATAGTGCAATCAGCGGCCCTTGTCAACACAAACGCGCTGTTACTCGGCCACGAAATGTCACCAACAGCGAGCAAAACGTGCCCCTGTTCTCGGAACTACTAGCGAAATTGTCGCGAATCGCTCATGATACGTAGTGTCGAGCCGCTATTGCTCGGCGACACACCACAGCACGGTTGGCCCGCCGACGGGTCAAGCACGACCGTCGTCAGGGCCACCGCAGAGACGGATGGAGAGCAGCCGTGAAGAAGCTCATCAACCAGGTTGACGATGTCGTCCGTGAGTCACTTGAAGGTGTTGCAGCCGCGCACCCGAATTTGCTGCGCGTCGATACGGATCTGAAAGTCATTGTGCGCGCCGACGCTCCCATCTCCGGCAAGGTCGGTATCGTCTCCGGCGGCGGCAGTGGCCACGAACCGCTGCACGGTGGTTTCGTCGGCATGGGCATGCTCGACGCCGCCTGCCCGGGCGAAGTCTTCACCTCGCCAGTGCCGGATCAGATGATCGCCGCCACGAAGGCGGTCGATGGCGGAGCCGGTGTGCTCCATATCGTCAAGAACTACACTGGCGACGTCATGAACTTTGAGCTGGCGGCCGAGCTGGCGCAGGCCGAAGGCATCGAGGTCCGCAGTGTCGTCATCAATGATGATGTCGCCGTTCAGGACAGCCTCTACACAGCCGGTCGTCGCGGCGTCGGCGGCACAGTGCTGGCCGAAAAGATCACCGGCGCGCTGGCCGAGCGCAAAGCCAG
Coding sequences within it:
- a CDS encoding NUDIX domain-containing protein, producing MSDASQPQPRNVTSVGALVVREQSLLVVRMSYGPTQGRYMLPGGLLDPGETLDSAAAREVREETSVEARPVGIVGVRTRYDGPHNDTYVLWYLEHVAGEPQSDGYENDDARFFTFDEIAEREDVVYLVKYLAERIASGAITPHAHANDYAYQFPGTTPESWKLFM
- a CDS encoding aquaporin family protein, which translates into the protein MRRDTTAAKLWAEFVGTALLIILGDGVVANTVFASRLGVAPDNPWAGYNWNTIALGWAFAVVMAVYVAGGITGAHINPAVTAAAMARGTLDAVTGVLYMVVQVAGAFVGAFLVWVTYKGDFDGQGWMNVFYTGPSTHYTGATFNQYFAEFIGTFMLVLLIYAIVDNIRNVGPGANLWPFMVGMAVLAIGLSLGGPTGYAINPARDFGPRLFSGIFLSGDDTAFKDAYFLVPIIGPLLGGIAGAFFYDFLVKPMLPLPKEEEPEPRGADVAHEPSGD
- the dhaK gene encoding dihydroxyacetone kinase subunit DhaK, producing the protein MKKLINQVDDVVRESLEGVAAAHPNLLRVDTDLKVIVRADAPISGKVGIVSGGGSGHEPLHGGFVGMGMLDAACPGEVFTSPVPDQMIAATKAVDGGAGVLHIVKNYTGDVMNFELAAELAQAEGIEVRSVVINDDVAVQDSLYTAGRRGVGGTVLAEKITGALAERKASLDDVTAMCSTVNDNVRTMGMALTSCTVPAAGKPTFDLAEDEMEIGIGIHGEPGRRRLPIAPADEIVDMLTTPVVEDLGLKTGDRVLAFVNGMGGTPLMELYIVYRHLDKILRGQGITIARSLVGNYITSLEMAGTSITLLRVNDELIDLWDAPVLTAGLRWGI
- the glpK gene encoding glycerol kinase GlpK, which gives rise to MSDRKYVAAIDQGTTSSRCMIFDHSGNVVAVDQKEHEQVYPHPGWVEHRPGEIWQRTQEVIQGALSKSLVRKNDIVAVGITNQRETTVVWDKRTGEPLYNAIVWQDTRTDQIVNELAREGGQDRFRAKTGLPLATYFSGPKVRWILDNVAGARQAAEAGNAIFGNMDTFLTWWLTGGPDGGIHITDVTNASRTLLMNLETLDWDDELIEAIGVPRQMLPEIRSCSEVYGEIKGGALDGTPVAGILGDQQAATMGQVCFGVGEAKNTYGTGNFMIYNTGTELVASKSGLLTTVCYKLGDEPAVYALEGSIAVSGSLVQWLRDNLGLIKSAPEIEDMAKTVEDNGGIYFVPAFSGLFAPYWRSDARGAIVGMTRYVNKGHIARATLEATAYQTREVGEAMEKDSGSHLTELKVDGGMVYNDLLMQFQSDILGVPVVRPKVAETTALGAAYAAGLATGFWANTDELRQNWNEDKRWEPRMGEDEREKLYHDWKRAVERTFDWVES